A DNA window from Micromonospora inyonensis contains the following coding sequences:
- a CDS encoding S1 family peptidase, whose protein sequence is MRRSPFPALLAAVLLLAAPAAAHARPAVGDPAWAAAVLAGVRTAGTAWGHEPATGRMTLTVDDTVGAAEVAALRATVARAGAVLRHEPGRLTTLIAGGEAIYAGGGRCSLGANVRSGSTWYFVTAGHCTAAGSTWYANGGQSTVLGSRAGSSFPGNDYGIVRYTNTSIAHPSAVHTYPGLLTINGVGSPYVGQRACRSGSTTGVRCGFVQSLNVTVNYSEGVVSGLIRTNICAEPGDSGGPLCDPATGRILGILSGGSGNCTTGGTSHFQPIMEILSAYGVTLP, encoded by the coding sequence ATGCGTCGTTCCCCGTTCCCCGCCCTTCTCGCGGCGGTGCTGCTCCTCGCCGCGCCGGCGGCGGCCCACGCCCGACCCGCCGTCGGCGACCCGGCCTGGGCGGCGGCGGTCCTCGCCGGGGTGCGTACCGCCGGCACGGCCTGGGGTCACGAGCCGGCGACCGGGCGGATGACCCTCACCGTCGACGACACCGTCGGCGCCGCGGAGGTGGCCGCGTTGCGCGCGACCGTCGCACGGGCCGGTGCCGTGCTGCGCCACGAGCCGGGCCGGCTGACCACTCTCATCGCCGGTGGCGAGGCCATCTACGCCGGTGGCGGTCGCTGCTCGCTGGGCGCGAACGTCCGCAGTGGCAGCACCTGGTACTTCGTCACGGCCGGACACTGCACCGCTGCCGGCAGCACGTGGTATGCCAACGGTGGCCAGAGCACCGTGCTCGGCAGCCGCGCCGGCAGCAGCTTCCCGGGCAACGACTACGGCATCGTCCGGTATACGAACACCTCGATCGCCCACCCGAGCGCGGTCCACACCTACCCCGGCCTGCTCACCATCAACGGCGTCGGCAGCCCCTACGTCGGTCAGCGGGCCTGCCGCAGCGGCTCGACCACCGGCGTGCGGTGCGGCTTCGTCCAGTCGCTGAACGTGACGGTGAACTACAGCGAGGGCGTGGTGTCCGGGCTGATCCGGACCAACATCTGCGCCGAGCCGGGTGACAGCGGTGGTCCGCTCTGCGACCCGGCCACCGGTCGGATCCTCGGCATCCTCTCCGGGGGCAGCGGCAACTGCACCACCGGCGGCACCTCTCACTTCCAGCCGATCATGGAGATCCTCTCCGCGTACGGCGTGACCCTGCCCTGA